One segment of Podospora pseudopauciseta strain CBS 411.78 chromosome 5 map unlocalized CBS411.78m_5.2, whole genome shotgun sequence DNA contains the following:
- a CDS encoding uncharacterized protein (MEROPS:MER0002007; EggNog:ENOG503NU1N; COG:E), translating to MQVAKPTSPTAPVVRYHVSTANLARSNVGTFLKGLLGLTICLVGLSQLLPAEQLFFNGAWDDKIHLRPEPELLKAVIEKHRPEVGPYVEFYRYVHQNPEISSKEAQTAELVASYLRKLGYKVFSGIGGHGVVGVMKNGPGKVVLMRAELDALPILEQTNVSYRSEHRMIDRYGNERPVMHACGHDMNMAALLMASSLLKNAFHWWKGTLLVVFQPDEEETGGAQAMVDDGLYDIVPVPDLMLDQHVVADSKAGTIAIRSGPVLVAADSLQARVIGGPCGGANPQRCVDPIPLSMKIVLGLQDAITQELGQHEDVTVACWGFHAGEPGNDYVAYADILLDIKTVKPNIRLRVLDIVKQRFLDECRSAGAPRDPEFNHTVRAPLTTNSDSIAEPLAEVFAGFFYQSFVDMPFTRACEDFSILGAAHNIPYAYWNFGGTHPDAEEPVPSNHSPLFAPEVNLTLGTGSDAMALAALTFLA from the exons ATGCAAGTTGCAAAGCCAACATCTCCGACAGCCCCAGTTGTCAGATACCATGTCTCGACTGCGAACCTTGCGAGAAGCAATGTTGGAACCTTTCTGAAGGGATTGCTGGGGCTTACTATCTGTTTAGTAGGCCTCTCTCAGC TCCTCCCTGCTGAGCAACTATTTTTCAATGGGGCATGGGACGACAAGATCCACTTAAGACCGGAGCCCGAATTGCTGAAGGCCGTTATCGAGAAGCATAGGCCGGAAGTTGGCCCATACGTTGAGTTTTATCGTTACGTTCATCAGAATCCAGAGATATCCAGCAAGGAAGCCCAAACCGCCGAGCTGGTAGCGTCATATTTGAGGAAATTAGGCTACAAAGTCTTCTCGGGGATCGGTGGTCATGGTGTCGTTGGGGTAATGAAGAATGGGCCAGGAAAGGTTGTTCTCATGAGAGCCGAGCTCGACGCTCTCCCCATTCTCGAACAGACCAACGTATCCTACCGCAGCGAGCACCGAATGATCGATCGATACGGAAATGAACGTCCTGTCATGCATGCATGCGGCCACGATATGAACATGGCTGCTCTCCTGATGGCATCCTCGTTGCTTAAAAATGCCTTCCACTGGTGGAAAGGCACGTTATTGGTGGTTTTCCAACcggatgaagaagaaacagGAGGAGCGCAGGCcatggttgatgatggtctCTATGATATTGTTCCAGTTCCGGATCTTATGCTCGATCAACATGTCGTGGCTGACAGCAAAGCCGGCACGATAGCCATACGTTCCGGGCCAGTGCTTGTGGCGGCCGATTCCCTCCAGGCAAGGGTCATCGGCGGGCCGTGTGGTGGAGCTAACCCCCAGAGATGCGTGGATCCAATCCCACTTTCAATGAAAATTGTGTTGGGGCTTCAAGATGCCATCACACAGGAGCTAGGGCAACACGAGGACGTAACGGTGGCATGTTGGGGCTTCCACGCCGGCGAGCCTGGCAACGATTATGTGGCCTACGCggacatcctcctcgataTAAAAACAGTCAAGCCGAATATACGCCTGCGTGTGTTAGATATTGTGAAACAACGCTTCCTTGACGAATGCCGTTCAGCAGGGGCACCGCGTGACCCCGAATTCAACCATACAGTTCGCGCACCGCTCACAACTAACAGCGACTCCATTGCCGAGCCCCTTGCCGAGGTTTTCGCGGGGTTTTTCTATCAGAGTTTCGTAGATATGCCATTTACACGCGCTTGTGAAGACTTCTCTATCCTCGGCGCTGCTCATAACATCCCCTACGCGTATTGGAATTTCGGGGGCACACACCCGGACGCAGAAGAACCGGTTCCTTCCAACCATTCACCCCTATTTGCACCAGAGGTCAATCTGACCTTGGGGACGGGATCAGACGCCATGGCGTTGGCAGCCCTAACCTTTCTGGCTTAA
- a CDS encoding uncharacterized protein (COG:U; EggNog:ENOG503P0JI), with protein MPTHRHRPSLTVMPRSRDDTPSSSSSLERGEDPHHGLTLKQELEWKPGKQEYAVMITLAIISLMVALDATILVSVLPTLAIDLGGTATDAFWAGTSYLLSCAVCQPFIAALSDIFGRKEMLIFSVLFFTLGTVLCAPIAKNFTVFFAGRSVQGIGGGGIITMGQVIFADIVPLRQRPKYFSLVLAAWALGSVLGPLIGGLFVEKAFWSWCFYINLPFCALGLVLIPCYVKLTTQRTSLRSKLARVDWLGGFLFIGGLTSFLVGMSWGGVQFEWSSAQVIAPMVVGVLSVAMSVVWESYGAREPFLRPQLFCSGSALAAYACALFQGFILFCALYYVPFYFTAVRFEKPTQSGLDIFPVTCLLLPGSIVVSLISSRTGHYRWAIWSGWAITAIGCGLLHFFDTDTPTPVWAVILAVFGIGHGILLTSVNVGIQAISRVEDAGRAAAMYAFMRTMGMSIGVAVGGTVFQNLMVKKLDELGMPEEIAHDSEAFVVQMAAMDPTDPVRIGALEAYVAGFHGVYWTITGASVAAFLISLFMKRHSMDKMLATKFVLEGARTTMVPNPAIMTNAIPIQTNSSSQDKFSSESPRQLPPLFKDSPMPSAFDSESTYTMAKSSRDEEKPDSPPPAEPQEPEVPGEVEQVAVAYFVEASGKIVPVDILPEHQPVSQMGSVFEFAGQHKEEEESPRYPPWEPQPGEENEVIEEDASPEELFERALGNGSIHSASTEEELAEQEAVVADLAPEWMQEREEESR; from the exons ATGCcaacccaccgccaccgcccatCTCTAACAGTAATGCCCCGATCCCGGGACgacacaccctcctcctcctcctccctcgagcGAGGCGAAGACCCCCACCACGGCCTCACCCTCAAGCAAGAGCTCGAGTGGAAACCAGGAAAGCAGGAATACGCCGTCATGATCACCCTCGcaatcatctccctcatGGTCGCCCTCGACGCAACCATCCTCGTGTCcgtcctccccaccctcgccatcgaCCTCGGCGGGACGGCAACAGACGCCTTCTGGGCAGGGACATCCTACCTCCTGTCCTGCGCCGTGTGCCAGCCCTTCATCGCCGCCTTGTCGGACATCTTTGGCAGGAAGGAGATGCTCATCTTTTCGGTCTTGTTCTTCACCCTCGGCACCGTTCTGTGCGCCCCGATTGCGAAGAACTTTACTGTCTTTTTTGCGGGGAGGTCGGTGCAGGGGATTGGCGGTGGGGGGATTATTACCATGGGACAGGTTATTTTTGCGGATATTGTGCCGCTGAGACAGAGGCCAAAGTACTTTTCTCTGGTGCTGGCTGCGTGGGCGCTGGGGAGTGTGCTGGGGCCCttgattggggggttgtttgtcGAGAAGGCATTCTGGAGCTGGTGCTTCTACATCAACCTGCCTTTTTGCGCGTTGGGCCTGGTGTTGATTCCTTGCTATGTCAAGCTGACGACTCAGCGGACGAGCTTGAGGAGCAAGCTTGCAAGGGTGGATTGGTTGGGCGGGTTTTTGTTTATTGGGGGGTTGACGAGTTTCTTGGTTGGCATGAGCTGGGGAGGTGTGCAGTTTGAGTGGTCGTCTGCGCAGGTCATCGCGcccatggtggtgggtgtgctCAGTGTTGCCATGAGTGTTGTTTGGGAGAGCTATGGGGCGAGGGAGCCGTTTTTGAGGCCGCAGCTGTTTTGCAGTGGGAGCGCGCTTGCCGCCTATGCTTGTGCTCTTTTCCAGGGCTTTATTCTCTTTTGTGCGCTGTACTACGTTCCCTTCTACTTCACCGCGGTTCGGTTCGAAAAGCCGACGCAATCCGGACTCGACATCTTCCCAGTCACCTGTCTCCTGCTCCCCGGTAGCATCGTCGTTTCTCTCATTTCCTCCCGAACAGGCCACTACCGCTGGGCAATTTGGTCTGGCTGggccatcaccgccatcggCTGCGGTCTCCTCCACTTCTTCGACACCgacacccccacccccgtctGGGCTGTCATTCTCGCTGTCTTCGGTATCGGCCAtggcatcctcctcaccagcgTCAACGTCGGCATCCAGGCTATCAGCCGGGTCGAAGACGCCGGCCGAGCCGCAGCCATGTACGCCTTCATGCGCACCATGGGAATGTCCATCGGTGTCGCAGTCGGTGGTACAGTCTTTCAGAACCTCATGGTAAAGAAGCTCGACGAGCTAGGCATGCCGGAGGAGATTGCTCACGACTCCGAGGCATTCGTTGTTCAGATGGCCGCCATGGACCCTACCGATCCTGTCCGGATCGGCGCCCTCGAAGCCT ACGTCGCCGGCTTCCACGGCGTCTACTGGACCATCACCGGCGCCTCCGTCGCCGCcttcctcatctccctcttcatGAAGCGCCACAGCATGGACAAGATGCTCGCGACAAAGTTCGTTCTCGAAGGCGCCCGCACGACCATGGTGCCCAACCCGGCCATTATGACCAacgccatccccatccaaaCCAACAGCTCTTCTCAGGACAAGTTCTCGTCGGAATCACCCCGCCAACTCCCACCCCTGTTCAAAGACTCCCCTATGCCGTCGGCATTTGACTCTGAGTCGACTTACACCATGGCCAAGTCTAGCCGCGATGAAGAGAAACCTGActccccaccgccagcaGAGCCGCAAGAGCCTGAAGTTCCCGGGGAGGTGGAGCAAGTTGCTGTGGCGTATTTCGTTGAGGCATCGGGCAAGATTGTCCCGGTGGATATACTTCCTGAGCATCAACCTGTGTCCCAGATGGGATCAGTGTTTGAATTCGCTGGTCAGCacaaagaggaggaggagtctcCGAGGTATCCACCCTGGGAGCCCCAACCCGGGGAGGAGAATGAGGTTattgaggaggatgccagCCCCGAGGAGCTTTTTGAACGGGCGTTGGGGAATGGATCGATACACTCTGCCtcgacggaggaggagctggcggagcAGGAGGCCGTGGTTGCTGATTTGGCGCCCGAGTGGatgcaggagagggaggaagagtcgagatga
- a CDS encoding uncharacterized protein (COG:S; EggNog:ENOG503P53Y) yields MTSSSPIPGFTPLSPTIHLYQPPSPTLTHHTSPNPPQLIILCTWTSAKPAHIAKYTTAYQSLHPTTPILLITTHITDLIIHSIPHKAKSLLPALTYLLSLPATTPGPYFSPFSPPTARLPPGSILLHTFSEGGSFAAVSLATTYLHYSKQKLPVGAFIFDSTPGSPTPSFASSTAAFARTLPGFCQHNVIRKSVGGVVYLSFRARSGNRDKGRRDWLHFTQLGLNNERLWDSSSESVPTTYLFSEKDDLVLWEDVQNHAVRAKRRSLMVRFKETGHCGHVMRERERGIYWAAVRLTWEGVRVDGGLGVKLRGLRGTTVGWNNRKGWLSLDSLCLEVEEEEEEERTRT; encoded by the coding sequence atgaCCTCTTCATCTCCCATCCCAGgcttcacccccctctcccccacaatCCACCTCtatcaacccccttcccctacTCTCACCCATCATACCTCCCCGAACCCTCCCCAACTAATAATCCTCTGCACCTGGACCTCCGCCAAACCAGCCCACATAGCAAAATACACCACCGCCTACCAatccctccaccccaccacccccatcctcctaATAACAACCCACATCACCGACCTAATCATCCACTCCATCCCCCACAAGGCAAAATCCCTTCTCCCCGCCTTGACTTACCTCCTCAGTctcccagccaccaccccagGGCCAtacttctcccccttctcccccccaaccgcGCGACTACCCCCCGGCTCAATCCTCCTGCACACCTTCTCCGAAGGCGGCTCCTTCGCCGCCGTCTCCCTCGCCACAACCTACCTCCACTACTCAAAACAAAAGCTCCCAGTCGGGGCATTCATCTTCGACTCCACGCCCGGAAGCCCAACACCGTCTTTTGCCTCCTCCACGGCAGCCTTTGCGAGGACACTCCCCGGTTTTTGTCAACATAATGTTATTCGGAAGAGCGTTGGCGGGGTGGTGTACCTCTCTTTTCGGGCCCGCTCAGGCAACAGAGACAAAGGGCGACGGGACTGGCTGCACTTTACACAACTGGGGTTAAATAACGAAAGGCTATGGGATTCATCATCCGAGAGTGTCCCAACGACGTACCTCTTTAGCGAAAAGGACGATCTTGTCTTGTGGGAAGATGTGCAAAACCATGCGGTCAGGGCAAAGAGACGGAGCTTGATGGTTAGGTTTAAAGAGACGGGGCACTGCGGACATGtcatgagggagagggagagggggataTACTGGGCTGCGGTGAGGCTGACATGGGAAGGGGTGagggttgatggggggttgggggtgaaaCTACGTGGTTTGAGGGGGACAACAGTAGGGTGGAACAACAGAAAGGGGTGGCTTAGTTTGGATAGTTTGTGtcttgaggtggaggaggaggaggaggaggagagaacaAGGACATGA
- a CDS encoding uncharacterized protein (EggNog:ENOG503PMRZ), with protein MAPQGIVPAASMQHWSAAKLKRAVAAMLLPREDDECSPQPNINLCEKPGISTAKITWIVVGSVFGALIICTLSVLAFLHRRKKKRDASEDRSDRFQAADYGLDDVPSTKRSRAHDNDSKFSPEGSPSGFGRRSRDPLDAPKEAKLSAAQLNDHLDPFDDLDGTNNQWPKRDSSRGSPLRGSPLRGSPLRGSPLQDKS; from the exons ATGGCGCCCCAAGGGATAGTTCCCGCTGCAAGCATGCAGCATTGGTCTGCTGCGAAGCTCAAGCGCGCAGTAGCCGCCATGCTCCTCCCTCGCGAGGACGATGAGTGCAGCCCCCAACCAAATATCAATCTGTGCGAGAAGCCCGGCATTTCGACCGCCAAAATTACCTGGATTGTGGTTGGCAGTGTTTT TGGTGCCCTCATTATTTGCACTTTGAGCGTCCTTGCATTTTTGCACCgccggaagaagaagagagatgCGAGCGAGGACAGGAGCGATCGGTTCCAAGCGGCAGACTACGGTCTTGACGATGTACCCTCCACGAAGCGATCACGCGCACATGATAACGATTCCAAATTCTCGCCTGAGGGCTCGCCCAGCGGTTTTGGTCGACGTTCAAGAGACCCTCTGGATGCCCCCAAGGAAGCAAAGCTGAGCGCCGCCCAGCTCAACGACCACTTAGACCCATTTGACGATCTGGACGGGACCAATAACCAATGGCCCAAGAGGGATAGCAGCCGAGGCAGCCCCTTACGAGGGAGTCCCTTGCGAGGAAGCCCTCTCCGGGGAAGTCCTCTCCAGGACAAGTCATGA